The following are encoded together in the Brassica napus cultivar Da-Ae chromosome A9, Da-Ae, whole genome shotgun sequence genome:
- the LOC106365086 gene encoding (+)-neomenthol dehydrogenase: MDHLVYPLPPTARWWSRETTAIVTGANKGIGFEVVKKLLELGLTVVLTARNAKNGSLAADSLRRAGFQNVQFYCLDVSEPSSIAAFVSWFRHNFGVLDILVNNAAVSFNVVGDNSIREPETIIKTNFYGAKLLTEALLPLFRRSVSASRILNISSRLGSLNKLRNPSVRQTLESEELTNEQIDATVTQFLEDVSNGTWEKQGWPENWSDYAVSKMALNAYSRVLARRYNGKKLSVNCFCPGFTRTSMTGGQGTHTAEDVAATIATLVLLPPEKLTSGKFFMFLEHKKIISRL; encoded by the exons atgGATCATCTAGTTTATCCTCTTCCTCCAACAGCAAG GTGGTGGTCGAGAGAAACAACGGCGATTGTAACCGGAGCAAACAAAGGTATAGGTTTTGAGGTGGTGAAGAAGTTACTGGAGCTTGGACTAACGGTAGTCTTAACCGCCAGAAACGCCAAAAATGGAAGCCTCGCCGCCGATTCCCTCCGCCGTGCCGGCTTTCAAAACGTTCAATTCTACTGCCTCGACGTCTCCGAACCTTCTTCCATCGCTGCCTTTGTCTCCTGGTTCCGTCACAACTTTGGAGTACTCGACATTCTG GTGAACAACGCCGCTGTTTCATTTAACGTCGTCGGTGATAATTCAATCAGAGAGCCAGAGACCATAATCAAGACCAATTTTTACGGTGCCAAGCTTTTAACGGAGGCGCTTCTGCCGTTGTTCCGTCGCTCAGTCTCCGCTAGCCGCATCCTTAACATTAGTTCAAGGCTTGGCTCATTAAAc AAACTGAGAAACCCTAGTGTGAGACAAACCCTAGAAAGTGAAGAGCTTACCAATGAACAAATCGATGCGACAGTGACTCAGTTTCTAGAAGACGTGAGCAACGGGACGTGGGAGAAGCAAGGATGGCCAGAAAATTGGTCGGACTACGCAGTCTCCAAGATGGCTTTGAACGCTTACTCTAGAGTTTTGGCTCGACGTTACAACGGCAAAAAACTAAGTGTTAACTGCTTCTGTCCTGGCTTCACACGCACGTCTATGACCGGTGGTCAGGGAACTCACACGGCGGAGGATGTTGCCGCCACCATCGCCACGTTGGTTTTGCTTCCACCGGAGAAGCTGACCTCCGGCAAGTTTTTTATGTTCTTAGAGCACAAGAAAATTATTTCCAGATTGTGA
- the LOC106368436 gene encoding protein IQ-DOMAIN 13, which translates to MGKKGSWFSAIKRVFTPHSKEKQLSNNQEQERKSNNKKEKKKKSLGKKLRDGETNSFLPIFRQPSSIEKILCEAEREHNLVFRPPTPTDRANSIPSPHIRPASPKVSSQRYVSSPRPVSPRVASPRALSPKPPSPRAASPRIVQRREYVRRPEPTLLVKKASATKIQAAFRGYMARRSFRALKGLVRLQGVVRGHSVKRQTMNAMKYMQLLVRVQTQVQSRRIQMLEHRARNEKDDPKLASSLASDDWDDSVLTKEEKEARLHRKIDAMIKRERSMAYAYSHQLWKNSPRSAQDIRTNGVPLWWNWVDRQNNQTQPFRLTPTRPSPSPQAHSSNKNHSRLNNSFDVSTPNSSKSAFLTPSRPIHTPQPSRYSRGGRATQDSPFKDDDSLTSCPPFSAPSYMAPTVSAKAKLRANSNPKERVDGTTPEKRRSSFPLGSFKWNKGSLFMSNNNKGSPSSGAVVLEKHKTLKSVGNMSIDSTVSMPATIGKRSFNRFA; encoded by the exons atggggaagaaagGAAGTTGGTTTTCTGCAATCAAGAGAGTTTTCACACCACACTCCAAGGAGAAGCAGCTAAGCAACAAC caagaacaagagagaaagagcaacaacaagaaagaaaagaagaagaaaagtttaGGGAAGAAGCTAAGAGATGGAGAAACCAATTCATTTCTCCCTATCTTCAGACAACCTAGCAGTATCGAAAAGATTTTGTGTGAAGCCGAACGTGAACATAACCTTGTCTTCAGACCACCAACTCCCACTGACCGAGCAAACTCTATTCCATCTCCTCATATTAGACCTGCTTCTCCTAAAGTGTCTTCTCAAAGATATGTCTCTTCTCCAAGACCAGTTTCGCCAAGAGTTGCTTCCCCTAGAGCCCTTTCTCCAAAACCTCCTTCTCCAAGAGCGGCTTCGCCTAGGATTGTGCAGCGACGCGAGTATGTACGTAGACCAGAGCCAACACTACTGGTCAAGAAAGCTTCTGCTACAAAGATTCAAGCAGCTTTCAGAGGTTACATG GCAAGGAGGAGTTTTAGAGCTTTGAAAGGTCTTGTTAGACTACAAGGAGTGGTGAGAGGACATAGCGTGAAGCGCCAGACAATGAATGCAATGAAGTATATGCAGCTTTTGGTACGTGTTCAAACACAAGTCCAGTCACGTCGCATCCAAATGCTAGAACACCGCGCTAGGAACGAGAAAGATGACCCCAAGTTAGCCAGTAGCCTTGCG TCTGATGATTGGGATGATAGTGTGCTGACAAAAGAGGAAAAAGAAGCGAGACTACATAGGAAGATTGATGCAATGATCAAAAGAGAACGGTCCATGGCCTATGCATATTCTCATCAG TTGTGGAAAAACAGTCCAAGGTCTGCTCAGGACATTCGAACAAACGGTGTCCCACTTTGGTGGAACTGGGTGGACAGACAGAACAACCAGACGCAACCTTTCAGGCTAACACCAACACGACCGAGTCCAAGCCCTCAGGCTCATTCTAGCAACAAAAACCATTCCAGACTCAACAACAGTTTCGATGTTTCCACACCAAACTCATCAAAATCCGCATTCCTCACACCCTCTAGACCCATTCACACTCCACAACCATCAAGATACTCACGAGGAGGAAGAGCTACACAAGATTCTCCTTTCAAAGATGATGATAGCCTCACGAGCTGTCCACCATTCTCAGCTCCAAGCTACATGGCTCCAACAGTCTCAGCTAAAGCTAAGCTGAGAGCAAACAGCAATCCAAAGGAGAGGGTGGACGGTACAACACCGGAGAAGAGAAGGAGTTCGTTCCCTCTTGGTTCGTTTAAATGGAACAAAGGCTCATTGTTCATGAGTAACAACAACAAAGGCTCTCCTTCTTCTGGTGCTGTGGTGCTTGAGAAGCATAAGACACTCAAATCCGTAGGGAATATGAGTATTGATTCCACTGTTTCAATGCCTGCAACGATTGGGAAGAGGTCTTTTAACAGATTTGCCTGA